From the genome of Notolabrus celidotus isolate fNotCel1 chromosome 5, fNotCel1.pri, whole genome shotgun sequence, one region includes:
- the LOC117812922 gene encoding histone H3 — MARTKQTARKSTGGKAPRKQLATKAARKSAPATGGVKKPHRYRPGTVALREIRRYQKSTELLIRKLPFQRLVREIAQDFKTDLRFQSSAVMALQEASEAYLVGLFEDTNLCAIHAKRVTIMPKDIQLARRIRGERA; from the coding sequence ATGGCCAGAACCAAGCAGACCGCCCGTAAGTCCACCGGAGGCAAAGCCCCCAGGAAGCAGCTGGCCACTAAGGCCGCCCGCAAAAGCGCCCCGGCCACCGGCGGAGTGAAGAAGCCCCATCGTTACAGGCCCGGCACCGTGGCTCTGAGAGAGATCCGTCGCTACCAGAAGTCCACAGAGCTGCTGATCCGCAAGCTGCCCTTCCAGCGCCTGGTCCGTGAGATTGCTCAGGACTTCAAGACCGACCTGCGCTTCCAGAGCTCCGCTGTCATGGCTCTGCAGGAGGCCAGCGAGGCTTACCTGGTTGGTCTGTTCGAGGACACCAACCTGTGCGCCATCCACGCCAAAAGAGTAACTATCATGCCCAAAGACATCCAGCTGGCCCGTCGCATCCGTGGCGAGAGAGCTTAG
- the LOC117812923 gene encoding histone H2A, with product MSGRGKTGKVKAKAKSRSSRAGLQFPVGRIHRLLRRGRYGQRIGAGAPVYLAAVLEYLTAEILELAGNAARDNKKTRIIPRHLQLAVRNDEELNRLLGKVTIAQGGVLPNIQAVLLPKKAEKK from the coding sequence ATGTCAGGACGCGGAAAGACAGGCAAAGTAAAGGCTAAGGCGAAGTCCCGCTCCTCCCGGGCCGGGCTGCAGTTCCCTGTGGGCCGTATTCATAGGCTGCTCAGGAGGGGACGCTATGGGCAGAGGATCGGAGCCGGCGCCCCGGTGTACCTTGCGGCGGTGCTGGAGTACCTGACTGCTGAGATTCTGGAGTTGGCCGGGAACGCTGCCCGCGACAACAAAAAGACCCGGATCATCCCCCGACACCTGCAGCTGGCTGTCCGTAACGACGAGGAGCTGAACAGGCTGCTGGGGAAGGTGACTATCGCTCAGGGAGGAGTGTTGCCCAACATCCAGGCCGTGCTGCTGCCAAAGAAGGCCGAGAAGAAGTGA